The following DNA comes from Serpentinimonas raichei.
GTCTTGGCCTCGATCAGTACCAGCGGCAGGCCGTTCACCAACAGCACCAGATCGGCACGGCGCTCGGTGGGGCCAGCACGGTAGGTGTACTGTTGGGTGACGATGTACTGGTTCTGCGCCAGGTCATCCAAGTCGATCAACCGCACCGGCACATGCTCATTGTTGTGGCCGAAGGGCATCGAGCGCTCACCACGCATCCACGCGGTCATTTCCTCGTTGGCGCGGATCAGTCCATCCGATCGCACGGACAGCACGATGGCGCGCAGCTTGTAGAGCACCTCGTCGGCGCGGTCGGGCTGGGCGGCAATCTCGGGGTTCAGGCGGATCAGTGCATCGCGCAGCCAGGGTTCGACCAGCACTTCCTGGATCTGGCGCGGCACCTCAGACGGAGCAGCGTAGCGCCAGCCGATGCCTTTGGGGCTGGGACCGTAGCTGGCTTGAGGTTCCTGGGCGGTGTTGGCCGGGACAGCCTTGACTGGGCCAGCGAGCAGATCGCGGACGTAGGCTTCGACGGTGTTTGATTCGTTAAATGCCATTTCCGCCCCCATTCTCAATCGACCTAAGCGCATGCAGTTTCAGGTTCTGTGCAGCCGTCTTGCGAGTAGAAATGTTCTTTCGAGCTGATCGAATTGCTCTCATCTCTGCCAGCAGATCATCCTGTTCTTCTACTTCCGGCACTTTGAGTGCGTGTTGGCGAATGTCAGCACCGTTTATTTTCCAGATTCCGTTTGTGGATTTGGCGCGCGAGATCAGACGGTTATGAGTGCTCTGGCTGTTCCACTGCAATACCGCAAACTCCGGCCTGATGATCTTCTCGTCAAACTTGAGTCGAATCAGCAGATCTGGATAGAAACACCCCTTTGGCACGACATCGACAAGGCCGCATCTGCCGGTGAGTAGCTTGTTGCCATTTCCACGAACAACAAGTACGTCGTTTGCCTTCAGTTCAAACGCAGCAGCTTCAGCATCGGATATCTCGGCGTACTTTGTATTGCCTTCGGCAACAATACGTCCATCCCGCACGGCGCCGATGCTGAGGGTTGGATATCCACGTTCGTCAGCATTTGCTTTCGGGGATAGACCGTTCTTTGGTCCGAGTGGAACGAGTTTGTCGACCGTGATGACACGATCAGCCGGTACTGAAGCAAGCGCGTCTTCAATTCGTGAGTTTTCTAGTGCTGTTGTCGCTAGGTCAGCTTCCGAAAGCGAAGCCAAGCAGCCTTCAATGGAGGTGAGAAGTTTGACGAGCCGATGCTGCTCATCCATCGGCGGGAGCATGAACTCAAAGTCCGCCAAACTCGTCCAGTTCGTGCGGGGGCTCAAGGAGCCCGCCGACGTACCCACAGCGTGCTCGAAGAAAGCATCGGTCTGGCAAATGAAGGGCAGTAACTCCGGCAGTAAGACCTGCGCATCCTTGGTCTCCAGCACGTAGATGTCGCCGGAACACACTCCAGAGAAATCTGCCACAGCCACCTTGCGCTGGTAAGCGCGTCGCTTGCCGAACAGCACCTGCCCAGGTTGAAACACGCTGGTGAAGGTTACGCCGTCAGCGACGTTGCCCCAACTGCGGATGCGCAAATCACCGGGTTCGAGGTGTTCCAGACCGACGTAGCGTTCAATGCCATCGGCCAACGGATCTTGGCTGCGGGCTTTCGAGAGGCGCACCACGTCGCCGAATTTCACCCAACGCCAGCCAGGTTTCAGAGATTCACTCTTCATTTTCTTTGCTCACAAACGGCATGACGTAACCAAAGAA
Coding sequences within:
- a CDS encoding restriction endonuclease subunit S; the protein is MKSESLKPGWRWVKFGDVVRLSKARSQDPLADGIERYVGLEHLEPGDLRIRSWGNVADGVTFTSVFQPGQVLFGKRRAYQRKVAVADFSGVCSGDIYVLETKDAQVLLPELLPFICQTDAFFEHAVGTSAGSLSPRTNWTSLADFEFMLPPMDEQHRLVKLLTSIEGCLASLSEADLATTALENSRIEDALASVPADRVITVDKLVPLGPKNGLSPKANADERGYPTLSIGAVRDGRIVAEGNTKYAEISDAEAAAFELKANDVLVVRGNGNKLLTGRCGLVDVVPKGCFYPDLLIRLKFDEKIIRPEFAVLQWNSQSTHNRLISRAKSTNGIWKINGADIRQHALKVPEVEEQDDLLAEMRAIRSARKNISTRKTAAQNLKLHALRSIENGGGNGI